The DNA segment CGCGCAGCAGCTTGAGACCATCCTCGCCGGTGGCGGCGGTGGCGACACGGTGCCCCTGGCGCGTCAGTGAGAGCTCCAGGGCCGTGCGGATGGCGTCGTCGTCCTCGATCAGCAACAGGGAAGGCACGGGCTCATTCTGGCCCATGGCATGGCGCCGAATCGACCGTTGGAGCGCTCCCACCCGACACCCGCACACGATCGTGCCGTTCGTGTAGCCGTACGACTCTTCTCTGTGATCGACCTGTGCCCCGGCTGGGCCTCTCCCCAGGACCGACCCCTGTGACAGGTCTGTGACAGTCGGCGGACAGAGCCATGAAGGTGAACCGGCAATCTTTTCGTCACAGGCAAGGAAGCACGCCGAAGACCGGAACTCCACGACGGGGGGCGCGAGATGAACACGCTGCACAGCACCAGCACTAGCGCAGTTGTCACGCGGCTCCACGACGTCGTCCGGAACACGGAGAAGTCCGGTGCCGTGAGCGGGCGGGGGTGCGCTCGCGGCACCGGGCGTCAGCACACCACGTACATGTCGGTGGTTGACGCACACGTGGGGGGAAGCACCACGGGGGCAACGGGGGTCGCCCACGGGGGAACGGGGACCGCGTACGGGGAGGGCACGGGGGAGCGCCGTTCTGTGTCGGAGGCGGAGTTCACCGCCTACGTCCAGGAGCGTCGTGCCTCCCTGTACGCAACCGCCTACCACCTGACCGGAGACCGGTTCGAGGCCGAGGACCTGCTGCAGAGCGCGCTGTTCTCGACCTACCGGGCCTGGGACCGGATCAGTGACAAGGCCGCGGTCGGGGGCTACCTCCGCCGCACCATGACCAATCTGCACATCAGCGCGTGGCGCCGCCGCAAGCTGAACGAGTACCCGACCGAGGAGCTGCCGGAGACCGCCGGCGACACGGACGCGATGCGCGGCACCGAACTGCGCGCCGTCCTGTGGCAGGCGCTCGCCCGGCTCCCCGAACTCCAGCGCACGATGCTGGTCCTCCGTTACTACGAGGGCCGCACCGACCCGGAGATCGCGGAGATCCTCGACATCAGTGTCGGCACGGTGAAGTCCAGCATCTGGCGGTCGCTCCGCCGGCTGCGCGAGGACGAGGTCCTCAGCTTCGGCCGTGACGAGGAGGAGTCCTTCGGGGAGCTTGTCGCCTGAAGGTCTGTGGGGGGAAGCAGGTAACGGGGGAAAAGCGGGGGGGAGTACGGGGGAAACGGGGGACGTCACGGTGGCGCGGGGGAGCGCCGGCGCGACGGCCGGGGGGAAAGCCGACGGGGTCCGGGGGGACCACGGCGGTGTGACACGGGGGAAACAGCGGGGGGATCACCGGGGGGGATCACGGGGGAAGCGGGACTGGAGGGCCGGGGGGTCCGTCCAGTCCCGCTTTTGTGTGCGCCGCATGCTTGGTGCTCGCGGCTGCGCTCAGGCGGGCGCCTTCGCGACCCGGCCCGCGGCGGCCGATGCCAGCCGGCCCAGCGCCTCGTCCCGGTCGCAGGGGTGGGCGCCCAGTTCCGTCTGCCGGGCCACGATCGAACGCTCCAGCCGCATCAGCCGCCAGCCGCGCCGCAGCAGGAACGGCACCGACTTGCGGCCCTCCTTCAGATCGCGCAGGAAGCGGCGGCGGAAGGTCTTCACCGGACCACGGGTCAGACACAGCGCGTCCGCCAGCAGGCCGAGTTCACGGCAGCGTCCGACGATCTCGGCGGCGAAGATGCCCTCGGCGATGAACACCGGCGTCCGCCCGATGTGCAGCGCCTCCGCGCCGGTCCGCGCACTGAGCGAGATGTCGTACACCGGGACCGTCGTACGGCCCGTGCGGCACAGCTCCTCGATCGCCGCGACGGCGGTGGACGCGTCCCATGACAGCGGGTGGTCCCAGTCGATGTCCGCGCTGCCCTCCACCTGCGGCAGCGTCGGGTCGTCGCCCTCCTTGTAGAAGTCGTCGAGCCGCAGCACGGGCAGGCCGGAGCGGGCGGCGAGGAGGGACTTGCCCGAGCCGGACGGGCCCGACAGCAGGACCACTCGGGTCGGTGTCGAAGGATGCGGGAGATGCGAACTCACGAGAGTCCAGTGTGAGGCATCGCGCGGCTCCCGCCGAGACGGCGGGTCGCTCTTGGAGCGCACATCACACCTCAACTACCGTACGTGTCTCTATGATTACTTTCCGCAAGGGAAACGTTCAGCAGAAGGTGGCACCCCTGATGGCTCGACTCTCGGCTTCCCAGAACCCCACCGCCCGGCGCGCGTTGCTGGCCGTCACGACCGCGGGGGTCGCGCTCGGCGCGGGCGCCGGCGCGGCCGCGGCGGCGGACGGCGCCGCCCCGGTCGTCGACGTGATGCGCACCCGGCCCACCTCGCTGGGCAAGGTCGACCCGCAGGCGGGACTCCAGGCCCTGACCGGCACGGTCGGGTATGTCACCGGGCCGGTCGCGGGTCTCAAGCCCAACCCGCTGGCGGGCACCGGGGTCGATCCGCTCGACAACGGGGTGGGGACACAGCTGGCCGACTTCCAGCCGCTGACGTCCACCGCCCTGACCGGGCCGGTGGCGCAGGCGCCGTCGGTGGGGAGCATCCCGGTGGTGGGTCAGGTGGTGGGCGGGCTGCGCTGAGCGCCCCGTCAAGGGCGTGGGGAACGGCGCGACCGGCCGCGGACGGCTCGCGCCGTCACGGCCGTCGGCAGTTCCCCGCTCCTCGGATCAGTACGCCGAACCCGAAGCCCCCAGCGACCCCGTCGGGTGCCAGACCGTCTTCGTCTCCAGGAACGCCGTCATACGGTCGATGCCGGGCGTGGTCGTCCAGTCGTCCACAGGCTGTGGACGCAGGACGCGCTTGAGGTTGTCGGCCGCGGCGATCTCCAGCTCCTTCGCCAGGGCCTCGTCCGCGCCGGCCAGGTCGATCGCGTTGACGTCCTGGTGGGCCGCGAGGGGCGTCGCGATCTCCGCCGTACGGCCGGAGAGGACGTTGACCACACCGCCGGGGACGTCGGAGGTGGCCAGCACCTCGCCGAGCGACAGCGCCGGGAGAGGGGACCGCTCGCTCGCGATCACGACCGCCGTGTTGCCGGTCGCGATCACCGGGGCGAGGACCGAGACCAGGCCCAGGAAGGAAGACTCCTGGGGGGCCAGGACTGCGACCACGCCGGTCGGTTCGGGGGAGGAGAGGTTGAAGTACGGGCCCGCGACCGGGTTGCCGCCGCCGACCACCTGGGCGATCTTGTCGGTCCAGCCCGCGTACCAGACCCAGCGGTCGATCGTGGCCTCCACGACCACGGCCGCCCTGGACTTCGACAGGCCCTCCGCGTCGGCGACCTCCCGGACGAACTGGCCCTTGCGGCCCTCCAGCATCTCGGCGACGCGGTACAGGACCTGGCCCCGGTTGTACGCCGTCGCGCCGGACCAGCCGCCGAACGCCTTGCGGGCGGCGACCACCGCGTCACGGGCGTCCTTGCGGGAGGAGAGCGGGGCGTTGGCCAGCCAGTTGTCCTTCGAGTCCGTCACCTCGTACACCCGGCCGCTCTCGGAACGCGGGAACTTCCCGCCGACGTACAGCTTGTAGGTCTTGAAGACAGTCAAGCGGTCAGACATCGAGGTACGCCTCCAGGCCGTGACGACCGCCCTCGCGGCCGAAGCCCGACTCCTTGTAGCCGCCGAACGGCGACGTCGGGTCGAACTTGTTGAACGTGTTGGACCAGACGACACCCGCGCGGAGCTTGTTCGCGACGGCCAGGATCCGGGAGCCCTTCTCGGTCCAGATGCCCGCCGACAGGCCGTACTGGCTGTTGTTGGCCTTGGCGACGGCCTCGTCCGGGGTGCGGAAGGTGAGGACGGACAGGACCGGGCCGAAGATCTCGTCGCGGGCGATGGTGTGCGCCTGGGTGACGTTGGTGAACAGCGTCGGGGCGAACCAGTAGCCCGAGGCGGGCAGTTCGCAGGCCGGCGACCAGCGCTCGGCGCCCTCCGCCTCGCCGCGCTCGACGAGCGAGGTGATCCGGGTCAGCTGCTCCTCGGAGTTGATCGCGCCGATGTCCGTGTTCTTGTCCAGCGGGTCGCCGAGGCGGAGCGTGGACAGACGGCGCTTGAGGGAGTCGAGCAGCTCGTCCTGGATCGACTCCTGGACCAGGAGGCGGGAGCCCGCGCAGCAGACCTGGCCCTGGTTGAAGAAGATGCCGTTCACGATGCCCTCGACGGCCTGGTCGATGGGCGCGTCGTCGAAGACGATGTTGGCGCCCTTGCCGCCCAGTTCGAGGGTGAGCTTCTTGCGGGTGCCCGCGACCGTCTTGGCGATCGCCTTGCCGACCGCCGTGGAGCCCGTGAAGGCCACCTTGTTCACGTCCGGGTGCGCGACCAGGGCCGCGCCTGTGTCGCCGTAGCCGGGGAGGATGTTGACGACGCCCTTCGGCAGGCCCGCCTGGCGGCAGATGTCCGCGAAGAACAGGGCCGACAGGGGGGTGGTCTCCGCCGGCTTCAGGACGACCGTGTTGCCCGTCGCCAGGGCCGGGGCGATCTTCCACGCCAGCATCAGGAGCGGGAAGTTCCAGGGGATGACCTGGCCCGCGACACCGAGGGGGCGCGGGTTCGTGCCGTAGCCGGCGTGGTCGAGCTTGTCGGCCCAGCCCGCGTAGTAGAAGAAGTGCGCGGCGACCAGGGGGAGGTCGGCGTCGCGGGTCTCCTTGATCGGCTTGCCGTTGTCCAGGGTCTCCAGGACGGCCAGCTCGCGGGAGCGCTCCTGGACGATGCGGGCGATGCGGAAGAGGTACTTCGCGCGCTCCGCGCCGGGGAGGGCCGACCACTTCTCGAACGCCTTGCGGGCGGCCTGTACGGCGCGGTCGACGTCCGCCTCGCCCGCCTGGGCGATCTCGGAGAGGACCTCCTCGGAGGCGGGGCTGACCGTCTTGAAGACCTTGCCGTCGGCGGCCTCGGTGAACTCGCCGTCGATGAACAGGCCGTAGGAGGGGGCGATGTCGACGATCGCCCGGGACTCGGGGGCCGGTGCGTACTCGAATGCGGAAGCCATGGGGATCAGTCCACCGTCACGTAGTCGGGGCCGGAGTAGCGGCCGGTGGCCAGCTTCTGGCGCTGCATCAGCAGGTCGTTGAGGAGCGAGGACGCGCCGAAGCGGAACCAGTGGTTGTCCAGCCAGTCCTCGCCCGCGGTCTCGTTGACCAGGACGAGGAACTTGATCGCGTCCTTGGTGGTGCGGATGCCGCCGGCGGGCTTCACGCCCACCTGGACTCCGGTCTGGGCGCGGAAGTCGCGGACGGCCTCCAGCATGAGCAGGGTGTTGGCCGGGGTGGCGTTCACCGCGACCTTGCCGGTGGACGTCTTGATGAAGTCGGCGCCCGCGAGCATGCCGAGCCAGCTGGCGCGGCGGATGTTGTCGTACGTCGACAGCTCGCCGGTCTCGAAGATGACCTTGAGGCGGGCCGCGGAGCCGCAGGCCTCCTTCACGGCCGTGATCTCCTCGTGGACCTTCAGGTAGTTCCCGGCGAGGAAGGCGCCGCGGTCGATGACCATGTCGATCTCGTCGGCGCCGGCGGAGACGGCCTCACGGACGTCGGCCAGCTTCACGGAGAGGGGGGCGCGGCCGGCCGGGAAGGCGGTGGCGACGGAGGCGACCTTGACCGTGGAGCCGGCGACGGCGGCCTTGGCGGCGGGCACCATGTCGGGGTAGACGCAGACCGCGGCCGTGGCGGGCGTGGTGCGGTCGGTGGGGTCGGGCAGGACCGCCTTGGCGCCGAGCGACCGGACCTTGCCCGGGGTGTCCGCGCCTTCCAGGGTCGTCAGGTCGACCATGGAGATGGCCAGGTCGATGGCGTACGCCTTGGCGGACGTCTTGATGGAACGGGTGCCGAGGGAGGCGGCGCGCGCCTCCAGGCCGACCGGGTCGACGCCGGGCAGCCCGTGGAGGAAGCGGCGCAGCGTGCTGTCGGACGCGGTGACGTCGGCGAGAGCGTGGGGTGCAGCTGTGGACATGGTCACCAGACGAGCATATCTACGCGCGTAGCAGGTGTACAGCCCCCGGATTCTTCGGTGGGCGCTTGACGGGGCGGGAGCCCGGGGCGCTCCGGCGGCTGCGGGCAGCCGCCGGGCGTCGGGCAGAATCGGACGTATGAGCACCTCGGATCAGGCCTCAGCGTCGACGCCCGGCAAAGCCGGCAAGCCCGGCAAGTCCGGTGAGCCCGGCAAGCCCGTGTACAAGGACCGGGCCTACCGGTCGCCCGCCGGGCTGGTGGGTGGCGTGCTGCTGCTCGGGCTGTTCGGCTGGCTCGGCGGGGACGCGGTGGTGTCGGGGGAGGGGCGTACGCCCTGGCTGGCGCTGGCGTCGATGCTGGTGGCCGTGCCGCTGGTGGTCGCCTTCTCGGTGCGGCCGGCCGTGTTCGCGAGCGACGACCGGCTGCGGGTGCGCAATCCGTTCCGGGTGATCGAGCTGCCCTGGGCGAGCGTCGTGTCGCTGCGGTCGGGTTACACCAACGAGGTGATCGACGAGAACGGCACCAAGTACCAGCTCTGGGCGATCCCCGTCTCCCTGCGGGGCCGCAAGAAGGCCGCCCGGGACCAGGCCCGCGAGGCCCGTCGCGCGGCCAGGGCGGGCGGTGACGGGCGTACGGCTCCCGAGGCGCGGCTCCTGCGCGCCGAGACCGATCAGTCCATGGCCGATCTGCGGGAGCTGTGCGAGGCGCGGGCGAAGGCGGCCGGGTCGCAGGGGGCGCCGAGCGTGCGGTGGGCCTGGGAGATCATGGGTCCGGCGGCGGCGGGGGCCGTGCTGCTGCTGGTGCTCGTCGCCATCGGGTGACCTCGCTCCCTCCGGCACTTTTCACAGGCAGAGTTCCGGACGCCTGTTCTATGGTGGCGGAAACGTGCCGGACCGGATGCGCGGTTCGTGCCCACCCGTCCAACTGCCCGTGAAGCGGAGCGCGTTGGGTCAGTACATGCCTCGGCGTCCCGTCTGCACAGCTCGGACCGCGGCGCATCGCGCGCGACGAGGGGGCGCAACCACGATCGCGGCCGGAGTGTCCACAGAACGATGAGTACCGAGCTCGAAACCCCCTCCCAGGGGCACCCACCGCCGCACCGGCTGCCCGCCTCCGCCGTGCCCGAGGGCAGTGCCGCCTGGAGCGGCGAGAAGCTTCAGGCCTGGGCGCGGTCCCGGCCGCCCCTGTGGGTGGCGGCCCGTACGCGCCCGCTGCACCTGCTCGCCGTGGTTCCGGGCGGGCTGATCATCGGCTTCTGGCTGACCAACTTCGCCGAGGTGCCCGCCGCCCTCGCCGTGCTGGCCCCGCTCCAGGTGGTGTGGACCCTGGTCAGGCCCGAGGTCGTACGGTTCTCGTCGCCCGCGCTGATGCTCCTGCTGGGCTGGTTCGGTGGATCGCACGATGTGCCGACCCTGCTGGGTCTGATCGCCGTGACCCTCACCTGGGCCGTGGCCGAGATCCGGATGAGCAGGAGCAGGCTCCAGCGGCAGTGGGCGCTGTCGGCCGCCGCGGGCGCGACCGCCGCGGTGCCGGACGGGGTGGGGCCGCTGCGGCGCGGCAGGTTCCTCATGGTCCTCGGCTGTGTGCTGACGCTGCTCGGGACGGGGCTGCTCGCCTTCGTCTCCGGCGGGGACGCGGTCACCGACCGGCACGAGGTCACCCTCGTCGGCTGGTTCGTGACGGGCTGGGGGCTCACCGCGCTGCTCTCCGGGTGGCTGGCGCGGCGCCGGGCCGCCGCGCTGCGCCGCGCGCCCGTGCCGGTGCTCCGGGTCCTGGTCCGCGACGGCGCCGACGGGGACGTCGAGGTGTTCGCCGACGACGACGTGGACGCGCTGCGGCCGCTGTTCAGCGTCACGGCCGAGGAGTGGTACGACGACGACGGTGACGGCGACGAGGAGGCCGAGGAGAGCCGGAGCCGGGAGGACCGGGACGCGCTCCTCGACGCCATCGAGGGCGCGGAGGACGACGACCAGCCCGGACCCCTGCGCGAGGCCGTACTGTACGGGCCGCCCCATGACGGTGCCGAGATCGTGATCGTCAGCGCGCCGGAGAGGACGGGCAGGGCCGAGAGCGCCGCCGGGGATACGGCGGAGGGCGCGGACGGGGCCTCGGCGCCGGTCGACCTGGTGAAGCCGGCCGGTCCCGCCGGCGCGGAGACGGCCGCGGAACCGGCGGAGCTGGTCGTCGAGTCGTCGAGCGGGCCGGTACGACCGCTGTCCGACCGGACCGTGCGGCACCGGGCCGCCGAGCAGCGGGCCAGGGCCCGCCGGCACACGGTCCACGAGGAACTGCGGGCCACCGCCGCCACGGAGAGCCGGGCCCGGCTGGGAGACCAGCCGGTGGCCGTACGGCGCTGGCGGGCGGGGTGGGCCGACTGGTCCAGCGCCCTGCTCATGATCGTCGCGACCGCCGCCGTCGGGCTGTACCCCGACGGGCTGAAGCAGTACGTCCTCGGTGGCCTCATCGGGATCTTCGGCATCCTGACGCTGCCCCAACTGCTCGCCTGGCGCATCACCGCCGACCGTTCGGGACTGTGGCTGCGGGGCTGGCGCCGGAGCGGGCACATCACCTGGGACGACCTCATGACCGTCCGGTGCGCCGGTGCCGTGTTGACCGTGGACAGCCGCCGGGCGTTGTTCCCGACCTGGTCCGTACGGTCCGAGCGCTGGCGCTGGCTGGAGCGGAAGCTGCGCCTGGTCCACCCCTACGAGCGGACCGCCGCCGAGATCACCGCCATGTGGGAGGACCCCGCGCTGCGGCCCGAGGGGGAGCGCGCGGGCCGGGAGCTCCCGCTGTGGCCGCTGAGCGTGGTGCTGGCCGTGGCCTGGGTGACGGCACTGGTGCTGGTGCCGTAGCCCGGTCCTGTGGACGTGCGAAGGCCCCGACCGGCGATCCGGTCGGGGCCTTCGCACGGGGGCGCCGGGGCCGTCAGATGCCCGCCGCCTCCGACAGGTCGCGCTTGATCCCGGCCAGCAGACCGGCCGCCTTCTCGCGGGCCGCCGGGAGACCGGTGTGGTCGGCGACCGGCACCACGACCTCCAGGT comes from the Streptomyces griseiscabiei genome and includes:
- a CDS encoding SigE family RNA polymerase sigma factor, whose protein sequence is MNTLHSTSTSAVVTRLHDVVRNTEKSGAVSGRGCARGTGRQHTTYMSVVDAHVGGSTTGATGVAHGGTGTAYGEGTGERRSVSEAEFTAYVQERRASLYATAYHLTGDRFEAEDLLQSALFSTYRAWDRISDKAAVGGYLRRTMTNLHISAWRRRKLNEYPTEELPETAGDTDAMRGTELRAVLWQALARLPELQRTMLVLRYYEGRTDPEIAEILDISVGTVKSSIWRSLRRLREDEVLSFGRDEEESFGELVA
- a CDS encoding uridine kinase family protein — translated: MSSHLPHPSTPTRVVLLSGPSGSGKSLLAARSGLPVLRLDDFYKEGDDPTLPQVEGSADIDWDHPLSWDASTAVAAIEELCRTGRTTVPVYDISLSARTGAEALHIGRTPVFIAEGIFAAEIVGRCRELGLLADALCLTRGPVKTFRRRFLRDLKEGRKSVPFLLRRGWRLMRLERSIVARQTELGAHPCDRDEALGRLASAAAGRVAKAPA
- a CDS encoding aldehyde dehydrogenase family protein → MSDRLTVFKTYKLYVGGKFPRSESGRVYEVTDSKDNWLANAPLSSRKDARDAVVAARKAFGGWSGATAYNRGQVLYRVAEMLEGRKGQFVREVADAEGLSKSRAAVVVEATIDRWVWYAGWTDKIAQVVGGGNPVAGPYFNLSSPEPTGVVAVLAPQESSFLGLVSVLAPVIATGNTAVVIASERSPLPALSLGEVLATSDVPGGVVNVLSGRTAEIATPLAAHQDVNAIDLAGADEALAKELEIAAADNLKRVLRPQPVDDWTTTPGIDRMTAFLETKTVWHPTGSLGASGSAY
- a CDS encoding aldehyde dehydrogenase family protein yields the protein MASAFEYAPAPESRAIVDIAPSYGLFIDGEFTEAADGKVFKTVSPASEEVLSEIAQAGEADVDRAVQAARKAFEKWSALPGAERAKYLFRIARIVQERSRELAVLETLDNGKPIKETRDADLPLVAAHFFYYAGWADKLDHAGYGTNPRPLGVAGQVIPWNFPLLMLAWKIAPALATGNTVVLKPAETTPLSALFFADICRQAGLPKGVVNILPGYGDTGAALVAHPDVNKVAFTGSTAVGKAIAKTVAGTRKKLTLELGGKGANIVFDDAPIDQAVEGIVNGIFFNQGQVCCAGSRLLVQESIQDELLDSLKRRLSTLRLGDPLDKNTDIGAINSEEQLTRITSLVERGEAEGAERWSPACELPASGYWFAPTLFTNVTQAHTIARDEIFGPVLSVLTFRTPDEAVAKANNSQYGLSAGIWTEKGSRILAVANKLRAGVVWSNTFNKFDPTSPFGGYKESGFGREGGRHGLEAYLDV
- the deoC gene encoding deoxyribose-phosphate aldolase; this encodes MSTAAPHALADVTASDSTLRRFLHGLPGVDPVGLEARAASLGTRSIKTSAKAYAIDLAISMVDLTTLEGADTPGKVRSLGAKAVLPDPTDRTTPATAAVCVYPDMVPAAKAAVAGSTVKVASVATAFPAGRAPLSVKLADVREAVSAGADEIDMVIDRGAFLAGNYLKVHEEITAVKEACGSAARLKVIFETGELSTYDNIRRASWLGMLAGADFIKTSTGKVAVNATPANTLLMLEAVRDFRAQTGVQVGVKPAGGIRTTKDAIKFLVLVNETAGEDWLDNHWFRFGASSLLNDLLMQRQKLATGRYSGPDYVTVD
- a CDS encoding PH domain-containing protein, whose translation is MSTSDQASASTPGKAGKPGKSGEPGKPVYKDRAYRSPAGLVGGVLLLGLFGWLGGDAVVSGEGRTPWLALASMLVAVPLVVAFSVRPAVFASDDRLRVRNPFRVIELPWASVVSLRSGYTNEVIDENGTKYQLWAIPVSLRGRKKAARDQAREARRAARAGGDGRTAPEARLLRAETDQSMADLRELCEARAKAAGSQGAPSVRWAWEIMGPAAAGAVLLLVLVAIG